In Odocoileus virginianus isolate 20LAN1187 ecotype Illinois chromosome 12, Ovbor_1.2, whole genome shotgun sequence, the DNA window ctcatcctctctgtcacctgcttctcctcctgccctcaatcttttgcagcatgaaagtcttttccagtgagttggctctttgcatcaggtggccaaagtattggagcttcagcttcaggatgagtccttccaatgaatattcagggttgatttccattaggattgatcaatttgatctctttgccgTCCAAGgtactctgaagagtcttctccaacatcacaattcaaaagccaaGAGGTTTCTTGGCTCTTATCAAATTATCAAATTCTCCAAGGGCTTCAAGACCCAAAAAGGTTTAGGTTTCTGTTCTTGCCGTGCTTTTCAGGTGTTCTGAGTGCCAGGATTCCCTCACCAACTGGTACTACGAGAAGGATGGGAAGCTGTACTGCCACAAGGACTACTGGGGGAAGTTTGGGGAGTTCTGCCACGGATGCTCTCTGCTGATGACGGGGCCCGTCATGGTGAGTTCATCCCTCCATCTCTGCCCCCTCTGTTGTCAGAGTTCATTGGCAGTGCCTCCGGTTCCCTGTGGCCATTCACCTTCTGTCTTCCCCTCAACCGAGGCCTCTCcctttatttattcagtcacttaACAGATGATTTTAGGACCTATTAAGTGCCAGATATGATCTGTCTCTCAGAGACTTAACAGTCCAATgttgggaggggtgggcaggcaaGGAGGGGAGACAGTGAGATGGGATGGGGCCCCAGAGGGGAGCATGAGCCTTCCTCCTGGGGACGATGACTTCTGGGGGCCTGTGCCCATGGCTGAGACTGAGAGTTTTCTtacaatctcagaaatgacagggagggacttccctgctggtccagtggtcaggactcatcgctttcactgccaagggcctggattcagtccctagttggagaactaagattctgcaggTCACACAgtgttgacaaaaaaaaaaaaaaagaaagaaatgacagagaGGCACCAATCCAGCCCTTTCTCTGGAAgctctgggatggggagggcaaaGGTCAGTGATGACTGGGCAGGGATGGTCTGTAGATCCCTGAAGGGAGGCCCCTCACGCACCCCTCCCTCCACTCCAGCAACAATGACAACTCATTTCCTCCCCACGTCTGTCCACCCTTCTCCCCACCTGCCCACAGGTGGCCGGGGAGTACAAGTACCACCCAGAGTGCTTCGCCTGTATGAGCTGCAAGGTGATCATTGAGGATGGGGACGCATATGCCCTGGTGCAGCACGCCACCCTCTACTGGTAAGATGGTGGCCCCATGTCCATCCTTCCCGACAAGGGTGGCTGAGCGAGAGGGGGCAAGTGGCAGTGTGAATCGGGCAGAAGGACTGCTGGGGTCTTAATGCACTGATTATATTCCTGTCCCAGCGTTGGCTCTTGACCAGCTCTGAAAGCTGTGAGCAAGACAGTGAACATCTTTGCCCCCTGTCCTCACCTATTGGCGGAATAAGCATACTGCCCTGCAGGCCTCCCAGAGGGAGATGATGGCTGGGAGGGGGCTCTCGGAGAAGGAGCCCAGGATGTTAAAGGCAAAGGCCCCTTAGAACTCACTCAGCCCAACTGCCTCGGTCGACGGAAAGTCAGGCTGAGGCCCCGTTCTTGCCTTAAGTCAGTGGCAGAGGGAAGAGAACCCAGGCTGCTCATTCTGAGCAGCCAGCTAGAATCGGGCAAGGGCAGTGAATGTTGGGCTATGCACTCTGTCGCTGGAAGGCACGTTGTTGCCGGGGGCTTCCAGGTGGGGCTCCAGGATCTCAGCCCCCTTTCCGCTCCTCCCCGCAGTGGGAAGTGCCACAACGAGGTGGTACTGGCACCCATGTTTGAGAGGCTGTCCACGGAGTCCGTCCAGGACCAGCTGCCCTACTCCGTCACACACATCTCCATGCCGGCCACCACCGAAGGCAGGCGGGGCTTCTCCGTGTCCGTGGAGAGTGCCTGCTCCAACTACGCCACCACTGTGCAAGTGAAAGAGTGAGTGCCGGGGTGGGGGTTCTGGAGCGGAGCACACAAGCAGGCCTCGGAGCCCCAGCATCTTAGCAGAGACCCCGCATCCACATCGCGTCTCTTCTTCCTGGGCCCACTGTACTGTCACCACGCCTGGGCCCTGGCACTGACTGCCCTCACCCCCCACGCGACCTCTTCCCACCAGATACCTAACACCAGAGCCGCTCACCTTTCACGGGTCAAGTTTCAGATCATGTTTGCTCTTTGAAATTATCTGGCTTGGTTATGTCTGTTTATCATCTGTCCTCCTCACGAGTTCCCTGTGGAACTTAGTCTGGTTCATTGCTGCACACCCAGGGCctggagcagtgcctggcacatagtgggtgcACATGGATTGTTTCACtggttgagtgagtgaatggaggaaggaggagaaagaggtaaAGACTCCATGCTGTGTCCAGGCCGGCACCCAGATGGGGAAAGGGTCTGTCCATCTAATACCAGTCGTGTGGCACTGTGGCTCCCAGCCCTATAGATGGTGATCATGTGCTACTGTGTGCCGGGTGCTGGGTGCTCACAGCAGAGGTAGGAGGTCCTGGGGCTGGGAAGTCAGAGGGAGGTGAGGTCTGCTCTAAGCCTGGAGCTGTGTTCAGGACAGAGGTGGGAGCCTGTGGCTGTGTCTGGGGTAGGTTGGGTGGTTGGGAGGAGCCAGAATGGGCCTGTTAAGTCACAGAGGGCCTGGGTCATGAGGATCCAATGGGTCTCTTGAGGGATTTAAGCAACAAGGTGACACGATCAGGTGAGCATTTTAGAAGCATCGCTGCTGTGGAAGTGGGACGGGAGAGGGGCAGGCCTAGAGGTGcagagaccagttaggaggctaATGCACGGTGCAAGAGAGGGGTGTTGGCAACCATGGTGATGGAGCATTCTTCAGGACGTGAGGACTGGGGGGCAGTGAGGGAACTCCCGAAGTGGAGAGTGCCGTCTAGGCTTCAGGCTTAGGCCTCTGGGTGAGTGGGATGCCCTTCACTGAGATGGGGTGGGGCCTCTCCCTGAGTGGCCTGGGCCTTGGGGGCCGGCCGGGGCCCAGGGCCTGATGAGCCCTGCCTGCACCAGTGAGATGGGTCAGGCCGCCTGAAGGTTCCTCTGCTCCGCCTTCTCTTGTCTGGCCCAGGGTCAACCGGATGCACATCAGTCCGGACAACCGCAATGCCATCCACCCCGGGGACCGCATCCTGGAGATCAACGGGGCCCCCGTACGCACACTCCGCGTGGAGGAGGTACTGTGTGTCCTCAGCGGGGGTGGTGGACCATGAACAGACCCTTTTTGTCTTGCCACTGGGCCTGTGAGCACTGGTGACCCCCTCTGTCGGCCTGGCTTGTTCCCAGGGTAGCAGGGATGGCTGGCCAGGTGGGGAAACTGCCAGGCTGTGGGCAGAGGGCACAGTGTGGCCAGTGGCCACCGGAGGCCACAGCGGGCTCTGGTCCTCTGGCCTGACAGTGGGTGGCCCGTGATGGGATGCCCTGCGGGGCCCGCCTCACACTGCTCCCGGCCGCAGGTGGAAGACGCCATCAGCCAGACGAGCCAGACGCTGCAGCTCCTGATCGAGCATGACCCTGTCTCCCAGCGCCTGGACCAGCTGCGGCTGGATGCACGGCTCTCTCCCCGCGCCCAGAATGACAGACACGTGCACACCCTCAGCCCCCTGGACACCAAGGAGAACCTGGAGGGGACACTGAGGAGACGCTCCCTGAGGTGCCCCGTCCTGCCCTGGCTCTGTGCTGCCTCACACCCAGCTCTCGGATGAGTGGAGCTGGCTCTCTGAGGCCAGCAGAGTTAGGAAGGGAGCCAGCTGGCCAGGGGCAGGCAATGAGGATTGTGCTGACCCAGCGCCCCCCGAGGATAACCGTTCTTAGCCAGGGCCCATGCGTGATCTGACCCAGCTGTCTGCCAGCTTTCCCTGGAAACCAGaatgtagttgctaagtcatgtccgactctttgcgaccccatggactgtttgttccctgccaggctctcctgtccatgggattgtccaggcaagaatactggagtaggttgccatttccttctccaggagaagccAGAGGGTCAGGCCCTGTCCACTGAACTCTGAGCTGGGCAGGAAGCAGCGGTGCTGGATCCCAAAGGGTAGCAAGGCCTGTGGGGAAAGTGTGGGGTGCCGAGGCTGACACGGGGCAGAGATAAGTGTGGATAAGGACGTTGAAAAccagagagagagatgaatgCACAAGGGGGGACCAGAAATCCCTTCTTCAGGAAGTCAGAGTGACAGTCACCAACAATCAGCTGCTCTTTAACAGTGTTACAAACAGTGGCTTTTTTGCTGTAAAAATCATATGCGCTTATTAAAGTTCAGGAAATGCAGGCAGGTACTACAAAGATGTCCCATTTGCTCCTGTTTTGGGTGGTATTGGGCTGTTGCTCTAAGCCAGTCGGGGCCTTAAATCAGGCAGACATGGAAGGTGGTAGATTCCCATCAACCCATTGACAGTGTTGCCCACTGGTGGTGTCTAGTCCCTCACTCCGAGTGAGAGGTGCTCAGGGTTCCCGCTTTGCGGGTGGTTTTCCCATGCTTACACAGACTCCGGATGTCTGCCGCCCCCGGACGACACCACTGTCTGATCAGAGTCCCTTTCCCCCGTCACAGCACCCTGGCTGCAGACATTGTAAAGACCTGGGTGGCCCTGAGGTTCCTGCCTCCAGGCTTCCGTGCTGGGTCTCTGAGGCCTGCCCCGTCCCCACCCTCATCCGTCCTCCTCCTCCACAGGCGCAGTAACAGCATCTCCAAGTCCCCCGGCCCCAGCTCCCCCAAGGAGCCGCTCCTGCTCAGCCGTGACATCAGCCGCTCAGAGTCCCTGCGCTGCTCCAGTAGCTGCTCACAGCAGATCTTTCGGCCCTGCGACCTGATCCACGGCGAGGTCCTGGGGAAGGGCTTCTTCGGGCAGGCCATCAAGGTGAGCGCCACTCCACCCTGCTGCCCCCCCAGCCCTCGCACCCGCCTCTGGGGATTTCTCATCACCTGCCCTCCCAGACCACCTGAAGGCAGCGTTGCTCCTGGTGTGAGCTTGGGGGACCTGGAGCCCCGGGTGGGACCAGGTCGCCTGTGGCACCCCCATCTCCGGTCAGTGAGTGTTTCTAGGTGCCCAGAGGCCTCGGTGTGGGAGTGGCTCCTGCCTCCCTGCTGAACAGTCTCAGGGactaacctctctctctctctctctctcctcctcctcctctgctgaGAGCTGGGAGGGGGGGTCAGGTAAGCCATGTGTCTCAGCCTTGGGGGCCATGGGGCTGGAGAGCTTCCTCCCAACCCCCCAGCTCCCTGGTGCATGTCTGTGGCACTGACCCTCTTGCCCCCCAGACTCCTGTTCCCCGAGAGACACGCTCCTGGGCCAGATGACCAGAACCCCCGCTTGGCTTGGCAGCACCCTTCCCCCCGCTCCCCCATCACGTCCCTTTTGTGGGCTCTCGCCTCTCCTCTGTGCATGCCCAGCTCTCCAGGGAGAAAGGTGTGCTCCCGTCTGGGGCCCGTGCTGTGTGCTCCGCACTTGATCTGTCAGTCTGGTCCAGCTGATGACTTCAGTGTGTCCTCCAGGGGATGGGATGGCCAGCGGCAGATCTGCGCACAGCTCCCCGGAAGGGCCTCTGTTCTCTGCGCCAGTGACAGTCACCCTCCTTTTAGGTGACGCACAAAGCCACAGGCAAAGTGATGGTCATGAAGGAGCTGATCCGGTGTGAtgaggagacacagaagacgttTCTAACTGAGgtaggaagtggggtgggggctaGGAGTTTGTGTCACTGTTGGAAGAGGGAAATTGATGCTAAAGAATGACTTCAATCCCTGCTTtcggcaccaaaaaaaaaaaaagaagatttgaAAAGGAAGCTTAGTTTGGAGCCGTCACTTTCTTAAGGCAGACCATTAGAGGAATGTCCCTGCCCCCCGTGTAAATGGCGGCACATTATTTGTACGAAAAACACTGAGGACAGCACGAGCCGGGACAGTGAGCTGTGCTTCATGGAGCTCGTGGAGTGTGGGGTGAGCACGGACGCTTTAGAGCGGCTCGACGCCGGACACCCCGCCGGCCGAGCCTGACGCCTTGGTGTCCTTGCCCCGCTGCCCCACAGCGCGCTGCCCTCCTGGTCTCCGCCTCACTCTGGGGCCCTGCCTCTCCAGTTCCCCAGATGTAGCTCCTAGAGAGGCAGGGTGTCCCCATCCACGTGGGTGTTTCTTCCCCAGCACCCGAGACAGAAGCAGGGAGACACGGGGCATGTGTGTCACACTGACTCCCCGGAGGGAAGGGGTGCGGAAGCAACCGGGCCCTGCCCTCGTGGCCTCCCCGCCCTGCAGGTGAAGGTGATGCGCAGCCTGGACCACCCCAACGTGCTCAAGTTCATCGGCGTGCTGTACAAGGACAAGAAGCTGAACCTGCTGACGGAGTACATCGAGGGGGGCACACTGAAGGACTTCCTGCGCAGCGCGGTGAGCACAGCGTCCCCAGAGCCCCGAGAGCCTTGGGGCTCATCAGTGGGGCCCCGGTGACACCGCTGCTGTGGAGCCACAGTGGTCAGTCAGAGAGGCCCGCCGCCTTGCCTCCGGAGGGCCGTGGTGGGTGGGACTGGGCACAGGCAGGGAGGGTCTGCGTGGATCCCGTAGAGCCTCGGGGCCTGGACCAGCAGCAGAACAAGGCCCAGCGGCCTCTGACGGGACTTCCTCCATCCTGCAGGACCCATTCCCCTGGCAGCAGAAGGTCAGGTTTGCCAAGGGCATCGCCTCAGGAATGGTGAGTCCTGTCGACAGCCAGCAGAGTGGGTCTGGGAGAAGCTGGGATAGGCATCTGCTGAGGCCGGCACGTGGCTGCTCAGGAAGGGTTAGCAGTGACGAGAGAGGGGTTGACCTCAAGGAGGCCAGGAGGGGGCAGGCGGCACAGGAGAGGTGTGGGCGCCCCCTGCGGAGGGGCGGCAGGCAGGTTGGAGCGTGTGAGCAGCCCCAGGAGCCCAAGGGAGGGACCAGTGTtgcgggtgggtgggggggtcctTCCACTCTTactgaggaagggaagggaaaggaagtgaCTCCTGTGGATGACAAGAGCCAGAGGCAGAGGCCTGGATGGGGAAATAGCAAATGTAGACTAGTTTGGACACCTGAGAGTAGGAAAAGGGAGAGGCTAAAGTCAGGGCGCTGAGATAAGAAGATGcggtacatacacacagtggagtATGACTCAGCCACGAAAAGGATGAAATAGGGCCATTCGCCACtgtggacggacctagagattgtcacactgagtgaagtgagtgagacacagaaagacaaacacacgACCACGCGTCTCTGTGGAATGTAAAGAAGTGGTGCAGATGAACTTGTGCACAGAAGGGAAGCAGAGCCACAGGGGGGAAAGCAAGCTCGTGGCTGTCACGGGGGGCGCCGGGGAGGGATAAGTTGGGAGGGTGAAACCAACATGTGTACACTGCTGTATGTAAAACGGGCCACTATTAAGAATGTACTGAATAGTACAGGGAAGTCTTCTCAGTACTCTAATGACCTatacgggaaaagaatctaaaaaagagtggacatatgtatatgtgtaattgaTTCACTCTGcaatacacctgaagctaacacagcattatagATCAACTACAcgccaataattttttttttttaagtgagagtGCTGAAtgctaaccactagaccacagggAAAGTGTGGACAGAGAGGGAAGTGTGTGTTGGGAGCACAGATCCAGCTGGGCCAGGAGGTGGCCACTTCCCCTTTCACAGCAGGAAGGATCCAGGGTGGCTAAAGCCAGAGACTGGGTGGGGGTGGCCTAGATCTGAGTAAAgtaggtgggggcggggggagctcaCGGGGGCCCGGGGAGTCGAGAACCTGAGGACAGagcagcccctgggttgggatcgGTGAACAGAGGCTGCTGGGCAGGAGATGGCGGCAGGGAGAGGGGAAGCCATCGACTTCTGTTGACCCTGGGACGAAGAGTGACGGCAGGAGGGCCCTGGAGTCCAGGTTGGGTTCTGAAGCTGGCATGGGGGGTGGGAGTGTCCTGGGGG includes these proteins:
- the LIMK2 gene encoding LIM domain kinase 2 isoform X1 — protein: MAAQAGEDAWRCHGCGDHVAPNQRLYRTVSEAWHTSCFRCSECQDSLTNWYYEKDGKLYCHKDYWGKFGEFCHGCSLLMTGPVMVAGEYKYHPECFACMSCKVIIEDGDAYALVQHATLYCGKCHNEVVLAPMFERLSTESVQDQLPYSVTHISMPATTEGRRGFSVSVESACSNYATTVQVKEVNRMHISPDNRNAIHPGDRILEINGAPVRTLRVEEVEDAISQTSQTLQLLIEHDPVSQRLDQLRLDARLSPRAQNDRHVHTLSPLDTKENLEGTLRRRSLRRSNSISKSPGPSSPKEPLLLSRDISRSESLRCSSSCSQQIFRPCDLIHGEVLGKGFFGQAIKVTHKATGKVMVMKELIRCDEETQKTFLTEVKVMRSLDHPNVLKFIGVLYKDKKLNLLTEYIEGGTLKDFLRSADPFPWQQKVRFAKGIASGMAYLHSMCIIHRDLNSHNCLIKLDKTVVVADFGLSRLIVEERKKPPVEKATAKKRTLRKSDRKKRYTVVGNPYWMAPEMLNGKSYDETVDVFSFGIVLCEIIGQVYADPDCLPRTLDFGLNVKLFWEKFVPTDCPPAFFPLAAICCRLEPESRPAFSKLEDCFEALSLYLGELGIPLPAELEELDHTVSVQYGLIRDSPP
- the LIMK2 gene encoding LIM domain kinase 2 isoform X2 is translated as MGSYLSVQAYFTSRDPFRCSECQDSLTNWYYEKDGKLYCHKDYWGKFGEFCHGCSLLMTGPVMVAGEYKYHPECFACMSCKVIIEDGDAYALVQHATLYCGKCHNEVVLAPMFERLSTESVQDQLPYSVTHISMPATTEGRRGFSVSVESACSNYATTVQVKEVNRMHISPDNRNAIHPGDRILEINGAPVRTLRVEEVEDAISQTSQTLQLLIEHDPVSQRLDQLRLDARLSPRAQNDRHVHTLSPLDTKENLEGTLRRRSLRRSNSISKSPGPSSPKEPLLLSRDISRSESLRCSSSCSQQIFRPCDLIHGEVLGKGFFGQAIKVTHKATGKVMVMKELIRCDEETQKTFLTEVKVMRSLDHPNVLKFIGVLYKDKKLNLLTEYIEGGTLKDFLRSADPFPWQQKVRFAKGIASGMAYLHSMCIIHRDLNSHNCLIKLDKTVVVADFGLSRLIVEERKKPPVEKATAKKRTLRKSDRKKRYTVVGNPYWMAPEMLNGKSYDETVDVFSFGIVLCEIIGQVYADPDCLPRTLDFGLNVKLFWEKFVPTDCPPAFFPLAAICCRLEPESRPAFSKLEDCFEALSLYLGELGIPLPAELEELDHTVSVQYGLIRDSPP